One genomic region from Bubalus bubalis isolate 160015118507 breed Murrah chromosome 24, NDDB_SH_1, whole genome shotgun sequence encodes:
- the NUPR1 gene encoding nuclear protein 1, producing MATFPRAASPSRQPPGPEDEDAVLDEYDLYSLAHSYPGVGGRKGRSKREAAINTNRHSPGGHERKLVTKLQNTERKKRGARP from the exons ATGGCCACCTTCCCAAGAGCAGCCAGCCCGTCCAGGCAGCCCCCAGGCCCAGAGGATGAAGATGCCGTCCTAGACGAGTACGACCTCTACAGCCTGGCTCATTCTTACCCGG GAGTGGGAGGCCGGAAAGGTCGCAGCAAGAGAGAAGCCGCCATCAACACCAACCGCCACAGCCCTGGTGGGCACGAGAGGAAGCTGGTGACCAAGCTTCAGAACACGGAGCGGAAAAAGCGAGGGGCACGGCCCTGA